The sequence CGGCGAAGGACGCACTGGATGAGGAGCAGTGGGCCCTGTGGCCCACTCCTGCAGAGCACGATGGGAACCTCGCTGAGTTCCTGGACGGGTTGAGCGACGGTGCTGCGCGAGAACTATGGCGGGCAGTGGGCTCGTTCATCGATGCCGTGGGCTACGACGACCCCGCACCCGAATGCGCCCACGCATTCATCCGCAACGCAGTGCTATTCAGCCGCTACAGCCCTGGCGACTTGGCAGCCTTGCAGGCGCTGATGGAGATCGCCCTTCGTGCTGCTCCCTCTGCCGAGCGGTACAGGGAGATCCTCAAGGACATCGGTTCAGAAACGGAACGGTGGGTCGCCCCTGAACGGGCCTCGGTCGTCCTGGACTTCGTTGACCGCTTGTTCCTCGCAGCCTGTCCTGAGCCGGAGGCTCGTACAAGCCTGTGCTCCCAACTGCTCGGGCCCCTGTCAGCGCACAGTCGCCGTCTCAATGAGGCGGACCTGGCCTTCGCACGCCGGCTCTCCGACGACCTGGGCATCGACTTCTCTTGGGCTGCTGCTGACGAGGAAGGCGGAGCGGGCCAAGGAGTCGAATTCCCGTCGGCGACGCTGCTGCTCTACTCGCTAGATGAGGCAGTGCTCACTCGTTGCACGGAGGAACTGAAGCGTCTCGCTCCGGCCGTGAAGGTCTTGACTGCCTACGACCACGTGGGCACGCCGCAGCTGCGGCAGAAGACCCGCAGCGCGGATGTGATCGTTGTGGCAACGCGCTGCGCGAAGCACGCGGCCACAGGCTTCATTGACCAGAACAAGACCACCAAGCATGTTGGATACGCGAACGGAAGTGGCTCCGCATCGCTCCTGCGTGCCGCCATCGACACGCTCCGCCTCGCGACAGCAGAGGCATAGTAGAGCGGCGGCCGCCCCACAAAGGTGGGGCGGCCGCCATCGAGGAGTGCCGTCGGGCACTACTTCGTGACCAGAGCCTGAAGGTGGCTGCTGAGCAGACGTACGTGGCTCATGGTGTTCTGGAGGCTGTTCCAGCCGTACTCCTGACCATCCGAGAACTTCCAGGTGCCGGAGGTCCAGGCCACCTGGTCCTCCAGGGCTCGGAGGGTGCGCCGAACGTTATCCCATTTGACCTTTTCAACCGGGGTGCCCGTAGTCAGCCGGTCCATGACGAAGCCCATGGCCTGGATGCCGACACCGTGGGTCAGCCGCGACTCCTTGGGCGGCTTCCCCCACGCGTCCTCGAAGATGTCTGCCACTGGCGTCCAGAAGGCCGTCAGGTGAGCCAGCATCCGCTCTTCGTCGCCCGTACCGTCGGTGGCGTTGCGGTACTGGTACAAGGCGCCTTCGTAGATGCTGTACTCCAGCATCTTGAGGACACTGTTGTCCTTGATGTTGCCGTTGGGCGACGTGGGGCTGCTGATCCTGCCGCCAAAGGGTCCATCGCTCATGTTCAGGAGGACCATGAGCCGGGCGGCGAGTTGGCGTCGCGCGTACGAACGCGGCAACTGGCCGGTGGTCTCGGGCAGTAGTTCGTACACAAGCCCCTTGGGGAGCGGCTTCGTCGAGTTGACCAGGATGAACTGCGACCGCTGCTCCTCCTGTGACGCGATGAAGCCGACGGCTGCGACTGGGAACTCTGCGAGGTCGGCGTCCCTGATGGCAGCACTGCGCTGCTGCCCGTCCACCAGCCAGGCCGGCTTCTGGTCGTCAGCAAGTGACTCATCGACTGGGATGATCAGCTCGCCGGGGATGGAGTACTTCACGTCACTGCCGCGGACGGCCGGTTCGAACGTCACCCGCTCGTCGAAGGCCAGCACAACAGCGTTGGGAAGCATCGCTCCCTCTGACTCGAGGTAGCGGCGGATCGAGCGGATGTGGCTGAGGACCTCGGGCCGCTGGTATCCCTGCAACTGCTTCTGGCCGTCACGGCGGATACGCGAGACGGAGGCGAAGTCGTGCAGTTTCTTGCCGTCGACAGCGAAGCAGTAGATCTCCTTGCTGCCTTGGAGCACCTTGAGCGCGGGAACCTTCAACACGTAGCGGTCGGCCACATCATCTCCTGTTTGAGTTGCTTTGAGTACTATGCGCGGTCTGGGTGATTATGTGAGCGGCAGCTTGCGCATCTTGGCTTCGAGTACCGTCATGTTATGGAATCCGCGGCGCTTGTTTCGCTCCGTTCCACGGAAAATAACCATCTCGATCTTGTGCTTCCTGCACAGATCGCACGGGCAGTGCTTCCAGGGGCGGTCAGTGAGGGTGGCCTCGTACTTTTCGACCTTCTTCAGCTTCTTCTCGTCGCCGAGAAGGGACTGGTACGCGCGCAGAGCATCCATGACTTCCTGCACTTCGACGCCGGCGTCTGTGTCGTACTGGCGAAGCAACTTGAGGCATTCTCGTTCAGCCTTGATGGCCTCGGATTGTGAAACCACCCCGGCCAGGATCAGTCGCTTGAGGGCGAGATTTCCATCGACCTGGGGAACCCTGATCGCCATGTATGAGCGGTCAGCCGTGTGATAGTTGTTCCGCTCGTCCATGAAGGCTTGACGGAACGCCGATGTGCTGTCGAAGCTGGTGACATGGAATTTGACGAACCGTTCCATGCTATCGACGCGAGTGATGCCTAGCAGATGAAATTCAACGCCGTCCTTGCGAACGCCGGCGATTCGCTCGAGGCATGCAATGATTTCCGGTGTCTTCAGCGGGACCATGCCACCTAGCGCGATCCTCTTGTATCCCATCTCCTGAAGCCTGGAGACACTGTCCGCGTAACTGTCCGGACTCCAGCCCTGAGCCGCACCCACGGGCTCAAGCCTCTTCTTCCCCTCCGGCATCAGCTTGTTGCGGCTCTTGACAGCCTCGATGAACTTTTCCGCCAAATCAAGAGAAATCTCGCGACGCTTCACCCATGCCGGATCGGCGTCCTCCTCGGAAAGGTCGGGCTTGTAACCAAAGATCACGTGGTCAATACTGATTCCCGAGTCGAAACCGCATTTATAGTAGAAGTCGAGGACTTCATCAATACTGTACGGCGGGTACTCTTGATCAATGTAGTTGAATGCCCCGCAGTCCCCGAGGCTTCTCATCGTGTCGGGCAGCCCAAAGAAGTGGCTCACTCCGTCTCGATAGAGTCGGTCCCGCTGTCCAGTAGTGTACTTTCCGGCGTATTTTCCGGCGCCGTTTACCGTTCCGTCTACGATGGCCTTGCTGACCAGTATCCCGTCGTACGGCGCCGGACTCACCGCTTGGTGGGCGTACAGATCGTCCCTCTGTCGGACTCGATGATACGGGTATTCGTCGTTGATGAAATCGTACCCGGGGCTGATTTGATCCTGACTGTCTGGGAAATAGAACTTCACGACGCGCTCATCCTCGACTGAAGGTAGATCCGGATCAAGACGTTTGACAGAGTGCTGATATGGCGGGGTGTGTTTTGCAAGTCGTTCCATGGGATGTTGAGTTCTGGCCAGCGCCCCTTGGTCCAGTGGCAGTGAGGCTTGACCAGTTCCAGTTCTGCCATGGCCTTGTCGTAGGCGTCTTTCGACCCGACTTCTGCACTCAACAGCACACGGTCCATTATCCGGTCCATGAGGCGCCCCATTGACCTAATTCCGACACCATGCATGAGGCGACTCTTTGCCGGCGAGAGGCCCCACGCCTCCGGGAAAGTATCCCTGACAGCCGTCCAGTAGACGACGAGGATGTCTCTCATCGCTGCGGTGTCTGTGGTTCCGTTAGAGAGGTTTTTGTACGGGAAGAGGACTCCGGAGGGAGAAAGTGACTCCTCGATCGCGGAGATGAGGCTGTTGTCTTTGACGACGGCCTCAGATTTTCTGTCCCCAGTCGTCGAGGCCTGCTTGATCAGCCCCTTGAACGGTGAGTCGCTATCCTGGTTTAGAGCATTGACAAGTGCGGAGGGAAGTTTCCGAGCCGACAGCCTAGTGGGGAGCTTGGTGTTGACCTCTGGCAGAAGTTCTGACACCAGATTGCTGGGAAGCGGCGACACTGTGTTGACTCGAAGGAACTGGTCGCGTTGCACTTCGAGGTCCTCAGCGACGAATCCTGCAACGGTGATAGGAAGCTTCGACCGCTTCGTGCGTGCGAGGGCGAGGCTTCGTTGTTGCCCGTCCACGATCAGGGCAGGGCGGGGTGCGTCATCGGAATCCGGTAGCGGAATCTCGATGGTTCCGATGGTTGCCAAGCCATCGGTGGTGTTGGGCCCTCGGCTGCCCTTGAAGCGGACCGAGGAGGGGAGGGCGAGGATGAGACCGTTCGGGAAGAGGACGTCTTCGCCGTCCAGGTAATCAAGAATCTGCTTGACGTGGTGCTTCTTCTCAGGGCGCTGGTAACCGAGCAGCTTCCCGGCCTCGTCACGGGAGATTCGGGCGACGTCAGCCACACGATCTACCTCTCCGGCTTCAAGGGCAAAGAGGTAGAGGGGGATGCTGGGGTTCTGCTCGATGCGCAGGGCTCTGCGTCGGATCAGGTTCTCTGTCACGGCTCACCCCATGGTTTTGACGTACAGGTTGGCGAAGCGACTCTGTTCACAGGCCTGGCCGCTGTCTCGAAGTAGACGAAGGAGTCGCGTCCGCGAGATGCCGGGATGGGACAAGGTCTCCTTTCGGATGAAGGAGATCACCTGCTCATCGGTCATCGGCCGGCGGTTGTGTTGCTCGGGTCTCGACTCACTGGCGGCCCATTTGTTCCAGGAGTCGCTGGTGGCCGTTGAGGTGAGTTGACCGTCCTGGCAGTGCTGGAACCACGTGGCGGCCATGCGCACATTCAGGCTCGTCAGTGTTCCGCCCAAGGTGCGCCTCAGCCCTGCGTCGGCGGGGACTCTTTGGATGCCGGCGATTTGTTCCCCTCCGCCGAAGAGGAGTGCCTCGCTGGCGACGTCGGCCAGGGCGCGAAGTTCCGCTTCCATCGCCTTTGCGTAGATTTCGGAGAGGACCAAGAGGACAGGGCTCGCCTTGCCAAGCTCCTGCAGCGTTGCCCGACCGGTCCTCTCTTGGAGTTGGCTCCACCACAGGGCGCCGTCTTCTGCAGTGGTGGCTACTGAGTCGGCATGTCGGGTGCTGAAGGTTGCCGCGTAAGAGGGGGCGGAGGCAGATACCGGCTGAAGGCCGAGGCCGGCGGAAGCCACCCAGACGTCAGCCTTGAATCCGGCCTGAGCAGCCGCTTCACGGAGCCGGCGTGCCTGGGTCCAATGGTCGCCGCGGTAGAGCTCGGCGAGCGAGTGCGTGTGAGCGGCACTGTTGATGCGCTCGCTCCAGAGCGCGGCACGCTCCGTCACGGGTCCTGCGGGAAGCTGCCTCGCCTGCAGTTCGGTCTCTGGCACAGCAGCCTTGCGGTCCGTGCATGTGACGACCAGCGTTAGTTGCCTCACGCAGCCCCTACTCCCCGACGACTCTAACTGGAAGATTGTTGCCGTTACTCTACCTGTCAGTTTTCACGCTAGGGTTCACCCGTACACATGAGACCTACATAGGGAGCAGGCATGGCGGAGCGTCCCGCGATCGTTCTTCTGAGTGGCGGGCTGGACTCGACGACTGTTCTGGCGATCGCCAAGGACCAGGGCTACACGCCGTACGCGTTGAGCTTCCGCTACGGCCAGCGGCACAGTGTGGAGCTTGAGGCTGCGAAGCGCGTGGCCTCGGCGCAGGGGGTTGCGCGTCA is a genomic window of Streptomyces griseochromogenes containing:
- the dbpB gene encoding DGQHR domain-containing protein DpdB, translated to MADRYVLKVPALKVLQGSKEIYCFAVDGKKLHDFASVSRIRRDGQKQLQGYQRPEVLSHIRSIRRYLESEGAMLPNAVVLAFDERVTFEPAVRGSDVKYSIPGELIIPVDESLADDQKPAWLVDGQQRSAAIRDADLAEFPVAAVGFIASQEEQRSQFILVNSTKPLPKGLVYELLPETTGQLPRSYARRQLAARLMVLLNMSDGPFGGRISSPTSPNGNIKDNSVLKMLEYSIYEGALYQYRNATDGTGDEERMLAHLTAFWTPVADIFEDAWGKPPKESRLTHGVGIQAMGFVMDRLTTGTPVEKVKWDNVRRTLRALEDQVAWTSGTWKFSDGQEYGWNSLQNTMSHVRLLSSHLQALVTK
- the dpdA gene encoding tRNA-guanine transglycosylase DpdA — its product is MKFYFPDSQDQISPGYDFINDEYPYHRVRQRDDLYAHQAVSPAPYDGILVSKAIVDGTVNGAGKYAGKYTTGQRDRLYRDGVSHFFGLPDTMRSLGDCGAFNYIDQEYPPYSIDEVLDFYYKCGFDSGISIDHVIFGYKPDLSEEDADPAWVKRREISLDLAEKFIEAVKSRNKLMPEGKKRLEPVGAAQGWSPDSYADSVSRLQEMGYKRIALGGMVPLKTPEIIACLERIAGVRKDGVEFHLLGITRVDSMERFVKFHVTSFDSTSAFRQAFMDERNNYHTADRSYMAIRVPQVDGNLALKRLILAGVVSQSEAIKAERECLKLLRQYDTDAGVEVQEVMDALRAYQSLLGDEKKLKKVEKYEATLTDRPWKHCPCDLCRKHKIEMVIFRGTERNKRRGFHNMTVLEAKMRKLPLT
- the dbpB gene encoding DGQHR domain-containing protein DpdB yields the protein MTENLIRRRALRIEQNPSIPLYLFALEAGEVDRVADVARISRDEAGKLLGYQRPEKKHHVKQILDYLDGEDVLFPNGLILALPSSVRFKGSRGPNTTDGLATIGTIEIPLPDSDDAPRPALIVDGQQRSLALARTKRSKLPITVAGFVAEDLEVQRDQFLRVNTVSPLPSNLVSELLPEVNTKLPTRLSARKLPSALVNALNQDSDSPFKGLIKQASTTGDRKSEAVVKDNSLISAIEESLSPSGVLFPYKNLSNGTTDTAAMRDILVVYWTAVRDTFPEAWGLSPAKSRLMHGVGIRSMGRLMDRIMDRVLLSAEVGSKDAYDKAMAELELVKPHCHWTKGRWPELNIPWNDLQNTPRHISTLSNVLIRIYLQSRMSAS